One region of Cydia pomonella isolate Wapato2018A chromosome 25, ilCydPomo1, whole genome shotgun sequence genomic DNA includes:
- the LOC133531711 gene encoding dentin sialophosphoprotein-like translates to MQKSERKSSKDTNPETTSEKGKKKKNEKKGYFNESSSSGDDGWFFTIADSDSTESKTDAKKEKEDKDKRDLRANPLKDSETSDSDEKRKKEKSGKSTTKSDGPLKDSGSSDSNGKNKKNKNDNDRKNTVNSGGPLKDSESSDSNGKNKKNKNENDRKNTVNSGGPLKDSESSDIDGKNKKNKNDRKNAVRSDGPLKDSESSDSNSKNKNIKNENARKSSNKPGERSKTSSFLNKLLKDSDSTDSDSGKNRKIKKEGKKGRDSSLTANLLKDSESEVSKEKTQKVSNRKGSITVDNNSPLKDSDSSDSNRKNKNSKPEEKKGGTKAADLLKDSDSSVSNGKNRKSKENVRKEITKKQQSKTLKDAESSDSDVGNKNTKKKKENVKKDNKIAKTDYASSDSDEINEKRIADNNAKLNYKPSDSDIYNNKKESVTKGYESSNKDTVNRKNIIEPYKNYESSESDIENDNTKKKNKATK, encoded by the coding sequence ATGCAAAAATCCGAACGCAAATCCTCAAAAGATACAAACCCTGAAACAACTAGCGAAAAgggtaaaaagaaaaaaaacgagaaaaaaggttattttaacgAGTCCTCATCGTCGGGGGACGATGGATGGTTTTTCACGATTGCCGATTCTGATAGCACAGAAAGTAAAACGGATGccaagaaagaaaaagaagataaGGATAAAAGAGATCTAAGGGCTAACCCACTGAAGGACTCTGAGACCTCTGACAGTGATGAGAAACGTAAAAAAGAAAAGAGTGGAAAAAGCACTACTAAATCAGATGGACCTTTAAAAGATTCCGGATCTTCCGACAGTAATggtaaaaacaagaaaaacaaaaatgataatGATAGAAAAAACACAGTTAACTCAGGCGGTCCATTAAAGGATTCTGAATCTTCTGACAGTAATggtaaaaacaagaaaaacaaaaatgaaaatgatagaAAAAACACAGTTAACTCAGGCGGTCCATTAAAGGATTCCGAATCTTCTGACATTGAtggtaaaaataagaaaaataaaaatgatagaaAAAACGCAGTTAGATCAGACGGTCCATTAAAGGATTCTGAATCTTCTGACAGTAACAGTAAAAATAAGAACATCAAAAACGAAAATGCTAGAAAAAGCAGCAATAAACCAGGAGAACGTTCCAAAACATCATCGTTTCTAAATAAACTTCTCAAAGATTCTGATTCCACTGACAGTGATAGCGGTAAAAAcaggaaaattaaaaaagaaggtAAAAAGGGAAGAGATAGCTCACTTACAGCTAATTTGCTAAAGGATTCTGAATCAGAAGTCAGTAAGGAGAAAACTCAGAAAGTAAGTAATAGAAAAGGCAGTATTACAGTTGACAACAATTCCCCATTAAAAGACTCGGACTCTTCTGATAGtaatagaaaaaataagaaCAGTAAACCAGAAGAAAAGAAAGGCGGCACTAAAGCAgctgatctgctgaaagattctGACTCTTCTGTCAGTAAcggtaaaaatagaaaaagcaaAGAAAATGTTAGGAAAGAAATTACGAAAAAGCAACAATCTAAAACATTAAAGGACGCAGAATCTTCTGACAGTGACGttggtaataaaaatacgaagaaaaagaaagaaaatgtgaaaaaagaTAACAAAATAGCCAAAACAGACTATGCGTCTTCGGACAGTGacgaaattaatgaaaaaagaaTAGCCGATAAtaatgctaaattaaattacaaaccttctgacagtgacatttataataacaaGAAGGAAAGTGTTACAAAAGGTTATGAGTCTTCAAATAAAGATACtgttaatagaaaaaatataattgaaccATATAAAAACTATGAATCTTCAGAGAGCGATATTGAAAATGATAatacaaagaagaaaaataaagcAACAAAATGA